AGTTCTAGCCTCTCCGTCTTCTCGAATATACTCATCGAAAATTGCCGTAACGATAGATGATTTAGAAGAATTTCCGGCCAAAAAAACGGCAATTGCATCTACGTCAGACAACGCTTTGATCTTGTATGTTTCATCACTGGCACTTTTATCAAAAGCTTCCCGAAGAGCTACAAAAAAGTTATGTATTCCTCTTTCGATTCGCTTCCGCAATATACTCGTCAAATCAGATGCAGTATTGCCCTCCTTCTGAACTGCTGGCAATACCAGTGCCATATTAGGATACTGCATGCCATCATCAGCAAAAAGATTTACGTTGATAATACCGCTGTCTATCATTTTCTGCGCGGTTTCTCCTTCCGGTTCCTCCCAAATAGGGCGAAGCTCTTCTATTAAATTGTGCATATTGATATGTGCTTCTTGAGAATCTTTTATAAGGCCTTCACTGCCAGCAAAGTCTTGCTTTTGTGCAGCCCATGTAAAAGGTATTTTATGCTGAGGCCCATCTGTATTGCCTGATGGGTTCAGCAGCGTTTCCTTATTAGTTTTGAACACTTCAAATGCCAACAGTTTCAGCAAGTTTTCTCCGCCTAAAGTCCTATCACCATTGGCACCAAAATGAATTAATGTATAATCATAACGATCTGATTCCGATTCCCGCAATACGCCGAAATCAAAATCCGTCGTGCCTCCGCCAAAGTCAAATACAGAATAATAATTTTCAGCATCACCACAAGGATCAAAGCCAAATTCTTCTAAGGCCGTCATTGCATAGGCTGCCGGTTCGCTGACTCCTTCTTGAACAATAAACTGCCGCATAGCTTCTTCATTAGACAATAATGCAGTCGGCAGGGATTTGCGTATGCCCGCCTCAAAACTGCGGCGCATTTTTTCCCTGATTCCCCGATCATATGTAACAGGAAAAGACATGATGTACTGCAGAAAGATGTGCTTTTCCTGTAGCATATTGTTGATATAAAGGCCTAAATAGTAAGCATATATTTCTACGGGATTAATATCCTCATCCATCAATTCCAAAAACGGCGGCAAATCTTTTATGACGCCCTTCGCATCTTTAATTTTTACGCGCTGCTTGTCCGTGCCGCACCACTGCTTGATGCTGTCAAAAAATGAATAATACTTATCACTGCTGCTGTTGCTGAGGTTGTCATAGGCTGTATGGGAAACAGTTACATCATTCCAACTCGTATATGGCCGTCCCTTTCTTGCCTTATACGCGTTCATAAAGGATTCAATATCTATGAACTGGACAACTGTGGGATTTTCATAATTCTGCAGCTGCACACCCTGACTGTAATTTCCGCTGCCAACTTGCAGCGGCAAAGTTTGAAGATTTTCATTTTCATAGACGACGACCGTGCTTTTTGTACCAAAATCGATGCCGACAATGCCATGATTAATATCCTCAGCCGGATCACGGGCCGTCAAACCTTCTGGCAAGACCAATTCCCCTGCCGTTTCTTCATCTTCATTCCAGTCCCATAAATCCCAATGTCCCCTATTAGGATCAAATAAAATATTTTCATCGTATACATCTAAGTCGGCCCGTTGCTTGTCACATTGCAGCAAAGAAATTCGCAGTTCATCGGCATACAGCTTATCACGTCGTACTTCACGGGACTGTATGACAGCCTGCGCTTCTTCCGGCGTATGGCTTATAAAATCGAATGATGTTCCTGCTACCAAATCTGCTACAATTTTTTTCTTATCAAGGCCAATTATTTCATCATGAATAATAAAATAATCACTATATTTTTTATATAATGACATAAACAAGTCATATGCTGTTTCCGTATTAGAAAGCCAATTATCACTTGGCCTAAGTCCATTTTTAGCCCATAAAAGCAAAGTTTCTATCCCCGTGATTGGCTGTGCGTCTATTCCCTTTAAACGATATATAGGCATAACCCCAATCGTTCGAGTACAAGTACATCTACCAAATTCTCTGTCTTCTCCATCATATAAATTATAGGCCCAAATCGTATTTTCCTGCCTATAAGCCAAACCATAACTAAGCATACCATTTAATTGAATATAACCGCCGCTTCGTATCAATGGAATAGCAACACATTTTTTTACTTCTTCACAACTTGGCAGCGTCCCATCAAATTGGCTAAAGATAAAAATATTTTCTTCCTTGACTCCATATGTATTTGCTATTGTCGAATATACATTTGACGAAGGAACTGCAGAAGAAACAAAATATCCACAATGATTCACATCAGGAAATAATCCTACAATATCAGGAATATACCATACGCCCTTATTTGACATAAAAACACTTTTATCATTTATCAATCTATCATTTACATATTTACAAAGATTTTCTAACTGCCTCTCGAGTTCACGGCAGTCTTCATCTATCCACGCGGCAATAGTATTCTGATTCCATACATCCAATTCCCCTGCCGTTATAGGCAAGCGGCTCACAATTTTTGTCATTTCACTGTTCCCCTTTTCCAACCGTGACCAAACTGTACTTTACTATTTTGCCGGACACAGCATGCGAATACCCTGACAGCTCGACTGCTTGGACTATACCTAACTGACTGCTATCAGAAGTTTTTCTCATCCAGCGACTATCAAAAGGTATATTCCTCTGTATGTCCAAACGCTTATACAAAGGATACTGCTGACTGTCATTTACCCGGTCAAAACAAAAATCAAAAATCCGGCAAAGACATTGTACCTGCGTCTGTTCTAATTGGCGATTATTAATTTTATTACAGATATAATCCCAAAATTTATCTAACCGATCTTCCTGCAAAGCACAGCAGAAAAATGATATCGGCGTATTTGCCCGGCCAAACAACCCCTTAATTTCAGTTCTAACGTCATCGCTTAACGTTTGATATTCCTGATATATTTTTTCTATTTCCCCATAACATTTTTCATAATCTGCTAGCTGTTTTTTTATCTCTGCTGCATCTTCAAGCGTCTTTTTTCCTGCTTCGAGAGCTTTTTCTGCCTTTTCTTTTTCTTCTCTGCAGACATCCAACTCCTGTTTCAGTTCTTTTTGCTGCATCTTCAGCTCATTATAATTCGAACTTCTTTCATCACATTCCTTCGTTTTTTCTTTGAGCCGTTTTTCTATATTTTGTTTCTCCTTTTCGCAGGCAGCCAAGTTTTGTTCTAATTGTTCCACCTGCTCTTTCTTCTCATCAAAAGCTTGGCATTTTTCATCATATTCTTCTTTGCTTACTAACCCATCTATATTAATAAATTTTCTTTTTAACTCGACAAGATGGGTTTCAATATATTCTTCTATACATTTTTCAATGTACTTTTTACATTTTTTTTTGCTTTCAATTTTATCACTCATTGACAGACCTACACTTTCATATATGTACGAAACCACTCATAATACTTCAGCCATTCTGCCCATTGGGGAAAGTCACGCTTAATTCTTCGCATGCATCTATGGCAAAACATGTCATTGTATATTGGCGAATTTACAATACAAGTGCAACACCTATAAAAAATGACACATAGGTTTCTGATATAATAATGCTACCAAACAAAATCTATATCTCGGAGGAAACCTATGTGCCACTATCATCATCTTACTCTATCTGAACGAGAAAATCTACTCTTTTTTCGCGCGCAGTCCTATTCTATCTCTCGAATTGCGGCGGCCCTCGGCCGAGATAAATCCACGATCTCACGGGAACTACGCAGAAATACAGTGAACGGCAAGTATCTGCCCATCACCGCACAACAACAGTATGCCCGCCGCCGTAAGGCATGCAAGCCTCACAAGCGGTTAGAGAATGCCGAGCTATTCGCATTGGTTAAAAATCTCTTCCTGGTGCATCATTGGTCCCCAGAAGAAATTGCCGGACGCTTGCAGCTGGAACATCAGAAGGCACTCCTTAGCTATGCAACGATTTACCGCGCCATATATGCCGGTATGTTTGATGAAACGTCGTCCTCCCATGGGTCCCGCGGTGCGGTCCGCCGCTTGCGGCATCATGGAAAATCCCGGCATACCCGGCAATATCAGGAACGACGGGGTTCTATTCCCATCTCTCACGATATTTCGGAACGGCCAGCAGGAGCCGCTAACCGCTCCCGGCGAGGACATTGGGAATGTGATACCATAGCAGGAAAGACAGGAAAAGCCTGTCTGGTTACGTTGGTAGATAGAAAGAGCCGGTATCTGGTAGGAGGCAAAGCAGCCAAAAAGACAGCACAAGCCGTCAATACGGTATTGCTTCAGGTACTGCAAGGGCAACCTGTAAAAAGCCTTACGCCGGACAGAGGAAAAGAGTTCGCCCATCATGCCGCTGTCACGGAGGCCTTGAACGGCGTGCCGTTTTATTTCCCGCCGCCGCATCAGCCCTGGCAGCGGGGAAGCAACGAAAATACCAATGGCCTAGTCCGAGAGTATTTCCCGAAAGGGACGGACATCACACTCGTTCCAGAAGCCTATGTGCAAGCTGTTTTTGCAGAACTAAATCGCCGTCCCCGAAAATGTTTAGGATACAAAACGCCATACGAAGTACATTACTCTAAAAAGTTGCACTTAGCTTGACAATTCGCCTTTTATTCTTCCGCAGCGTCTCTTTTTCGCCCCAAATATGGGTAAATACGTTCTGCCTGCCATCAAATAAATCCCTCAGCTGACAAAAACTATGTATGCGACACTGCAGCATATCTGCACACATGGCCAACAATCGCTGCTCTGCAAATACCATATAACACAAATAATCGTCCTTTACATCAGCATGGCACATAAACCGTATTGCTTCATCACAATACATCCTGCGCAGCAGTTCATTGCCAAAAAAAGAAAAGGCTGTATTGCACGGCAAAACCGACCAATTCCAACGAGTATCAAAGGCATAGTCCTTAACATGAAAAAATTCTTTAGGAGGATAGATAGACATATCAATGGCTTCCCGATGAATAACAGCTACTTCATTCTCATATTTGCTAAAATCCAATGTCTTCCACACAATAAAATCTAAATCCATCATGACACAAGGGGCTTTTTGCTGCTGTAAAGCTACTATTTTAGCCCCTGCCCAAAATACATTTTCACGAATTGGCAATTCATTTAATTCATCCAATGATACATCTATACGATTCCATACATTGGCAATTCCATGTTTCTGAACAAAATCTAGTCCCAACTGATCAGTTACCAGCTTTATATTTCCATTATGCTTTCTCCATTCTAATGCTGACAAAACCATAACAAAAATTTCAAAGTCGGCAATATATTTCTTTTTCCGTAAAATGTGAATAGCGTCCATTATTTATGTTCCTTAACGTGCATCAATTAATTCCAGCCCATACCCTCCAAAGCCAGAACCGCTATGTATTTTCTCTGCCTTCGGCAGATCACTAAGCAAAACCTCAATGAAACCATATTTACTAAAATGAATATGTAATTTTGAAATAAAAATTTTATTGCCATCAGTATTAAATACGGCATATACAGCAAATTTTCTTTGCGTCAAATACACATCTTCAGCCATTTTGACATCAGCCATGAACCACATGCTGCGATCTAGCCCTACTTTTGCAGCATAATCTATAAATGGCATATCCCAATTTATCTGTATGTAAAACTTTTGCTCCTCGATATGATAATTATCTTCGTAAAGAAATACTGTGCCGACTTTCACTGGCAATAGATCTTTTACACGTCTGCAAAAATCTCTTTGTGTCTCAAAAGAATTTCTCCCTAAAGATAAATTGTAAAATAAATATAAATTTTTTTCTTCATTTTCTTCGTATGGTAAAATATTCACATTTTCCAAATTATCTGCTGCTATACATATGTTATGAAGTCGATATATCATAATATTTTTCAACGATATATCATAATCGGCAAAATTAATATTTTCTCTATTAGGCAGCGTCACAACTGCTGCACCAGTTCCTATATAATTTCGATGGTTCCAGCCCAGGGGCAGTTTAAAATCTTCATTACATAAGTATATATTATTAGGTGTTTTAGTTATTTTTATGAGCTCAGCTTGGTTTTCAACAACTTCATACTCTTTAATCCCTAGAATGCTTATATAATCAAATTTTCTTCGTTCGTTAGCAAGCGCTTGAGAAATTTCCTTAATAGCATCTAAAGTTAATGTATTTTTTTTTATATCAAAAAGATCACAAATTTGTATGATTAAATCAATATCTGTAAAGTTTTCTCGTTGAAAATATTGTTTTAAAAGATGATTTTCATATTCAAATCCGTGTTCTTCCAACCACTTGCCGAATTCCCCCTTTTTAGCGCTATCTATTAATCCATTCCATCCTACATCTGCTAAAAGTTCTTCAACAGAATAATATTCTTTTTTTATGATCATGATATATCCTCATATAATTTTCTTAAATCTTGCTGAATACACAAAAAAGGCAGCTTACGCTGCCCGACTAATTGTATTGAGGCACGCGTTTCCTGCACGTTCATCATTATAATTTTAATGAAACAGATACAGGTTTCTCCACCCCCATATAAATATTACCTAATGAATATATATGTATTAAACAATAACTAAATTATTACAATTAAATCCAATCATAAACTAAAATTATTCCTTCATGGTTTTTATTATAAATGTATTATTACTATAATTCAAGTAACTATTTTAAAACCAAAAATCATCTTAAATACTTAAATATTACATCCCCCTCATCCATAATAATCTTCCTTGCTTCATACCCATTTTTTCCGCTGATAATTCCCATCGTTTCCATATGCTGAATGAGCCGGTGCGCCCGATTATAACCGATATGAAAGCGCCGCTGCAGCATAGTCGTCGAGGCTTTTTGCTGCCGCAAGACCTCTGATATGGCTTCTTTCATGAGTTCATCTTCAAAAAAGTTCATACTTGTTCCTCCTCACGGCGCAGTGCCTGCGTTTTTTCATAGCCATAGCATACCATACAGCAGCGACAGATACTGTCGTCATTTGCTGCTATTCCAAAAATTACTGCAAAATGAGGAAAAATTTTTTAACACGACAAATATCGTCGTACCTATATGCTACTATCTTTGTAAAACATATTATGGAAAGAAAGATGTGAGTGTATGGAAAAAGCCCATCGTGTATTATTGTTATTTTACCGCCTCCTGAAGGGAGAACGGATTCGCAAGACTAATTTTGCCTTTGAACATCAGGTTACAGAACGGACTGTTGAGCGGGATATCCAAACCATCCGCAATTGTCTGGAAGAGCAGCATGCAAATATGTCTCTTTTATTTGACCGGACAGATGAAAGCTATTACTTATCATTTCCCAAGCATGGCGTTTCCTATTCATCGCAGCAACGAATCCTCCACTATTTAAAAGAAAGCAGTACTTCTGACGATATATAGAAAGTTGGCATTTACATCAGAATCAATTATAATGATTTTAATATAGTGCTGTCTTTTTTTATGTGAGGTATTAGCCATGAGTACATCAAAGTTAGATAGAGAATCGCCAGACAAGATCAGCCGCATCCTCAGCCTGTATACGAAATTGCGCGACGGCCGCTGTATCCATGCAGCGGAAGAAGCCGCATGCCACAATGTAACCATCCGCAGCATTCAGCGCGACATCAAGGACATTCAGGAATTTCTTCAGTACCGGCAAGACGAAGAGTTGGAGCCCTTAGCATATACAGTAGTATATGACCGCCGTCAAAAAGGGTATGTATTGAAAAATATCGAAGCGGTTACATTTTCAAACAGCGAAATCCTGGCAATCTGCAAGATTCTCCTGGACAGCCGCGCATTTACAAAGCCGGAAATGACGGCTATGCTCGATAAATTAGTGACTAACTGCGTTGCCGCTGAAAATCAGGATATTATACGGGAACTTATAAAGAACGAAGCCTTTCATTACATTGAGCCCCATCATAAAACGGTCTTCATCGATAAATTATGGACTATTGGCCAAGCCATCAAAAATCATCAGTGCATTGAAATTACGTACAAGCGCTCAAAGGATAAAAAGTTCGTCACACGAAAGCTTCAGCCTGCGGCCATTATGTTTTCAGAATATTATTTTTATTTGACAGCCTTCATTGATGACAAGGACCTGCAGCAGCATTTCGATGTTATTAACGACTCATTTCCGACAATATACCGCGTTGACCGCATTGCCAGCCTGACGGTTCTGCCAGAAACATTTCGCGTCCTATATGCGGACCGTTTCCAGGAAGGAGAATTCCGCAAGCGAGTTCAATTCATGTACGGAGGCCGCCTGAAGCGCATTCGGTTTATCTACACCGGCCCGGATGTCGAAGCCATTCTGGACCGCTTGCCTACAGCAATCATTGAAAAGAAAGATGGCAAGGCGTACACGATTTCAGCAGAAGTATTTGGCGACGGCATCAACATGTGGCTGCGCAGCCAGGGAAAAAATATTCAGCTATTAAATGAGTAAAATTTCTTGACATCAGTTACTATTCATAGTATACTATACAAGTCAGCCGATGTTGTGGAGTGATACTCAAGAGGCTGAAGAGGACGGTTTGCTAAATCGTTAGAGGTCGCAAGGCCTGCGAGAGTTCGAATCTCTCTCACTCCGCCAAAATATCAGAAAAAGAAGCACTTGGAAAATTCCAAGTGCTTCTTTTTTATTAAATAATTAAGATAACCGCTTTCCTGTCATTTTGATTATTGAAAATTCTATGTCATTGCAGTAATCAGCAGAATACGCCGCTTGACTTGTAAACGGCTGAAAAGAAGACCATGTTTCTCATGTGCTGCTCTAAACCAATTTTTTAAAGTATGTATTGTACGCTCACATTTTTCATATCGTCTATTTTTTATCTTTTTGTGCAGTTCCTATAAAAGTCACCCGGCTCTTTCATCACGCTGCAGCAATAAGTAAGTCTGCAATCCTGTCTTTTGCTTCGTCTGATAAAACTATAATATATCAAAGCAGCAAATCTATTCTAAAAAACAACAGGCCTTCATGATTGCTTTTTCTCCTCTGCACAGGCAAAAATACAATAATAGAAAAGGGCATAAATGTGCCATTTGATTAACAGGCAGTAAAATACTGCCAAAAAATGTTATTCCTTTCTGAATGTTTTTTATCTATGCTTTATTTTTTTGTCCTTTTACAGCAATGCAGCAAGCAAATCTTTCTCCTAACTACGAGTTTTCCTTTCTTGCTGGTATTTTCCTTTCTTGCTGGTATAAACGACTCTGCGACACACTTATTTATCCAACTGCATCAGTATATCACTCTCCATTTCTGCACCATTCAGCAAAATTCTCACAGTTATTCCATATAATATTATACTTTTCCTCTCCCAATCGGCTATAAGCTCTTTGAACAATTTTTTTCCTGGAATATTTCGTCTTATCATTTACTTTTAAAATATTGTCTCCGTCAGAAAAATCTTCCAGCAAGCTGATTTTAATTCTATAATCATTATATTCGATGACTTGACCATTGCCTATGTAAATAGCGTGATGACTATAAACCGTTCGATTAGCTTTTATATGATCCCCTTCTTTTAATATGCGCAGAGCCTCTTCAAGAGGATAACTTAATATATAGTCTGCAAGTCTTTCTGCTGGAGACAGTGCTTTCTCTACATTTTGAATAGATTTTTCTGTATTTGCCAGTTTTTCTGCTGCTTTAGCAATTTGACTATTAGGAGCAATTTTTTTCAAAATGCGACATGATTCTTCAAAAGTATAAGTTTCAGGATATTTAGGTCGTTCTGAAATAATAGGAGAAAAGGGTGTATCTTTAAAATTATTGTCAAATAATCCCATTTTTTATCTTGTATGATAATTACAGAAGCAAAATCATCATTTTCCTTTCTTCAAGATTTGCAGTTCAATTTTTCTGCAGCTCCGACCACTTAGCTGAAGTGCATCGCCGCTGCGCTTGTCTGAAGCGGTTATTAGCTGAATGAGGCGGAGCATACTTCTTATTTCAATCCAATCTGTAAGGATAATCGTCGTCAGGCGCCACGCATCTAACCTGAAAGAAAACGTCTCTACGTGTTATGTTGGTATTGACATTGCCAAACGCACCTATGCAGCGGCAGTTGCAGATTCTGCCGGCCCAATGATTCCATGTTCCACTGCTGCAGACGGCTTCTGTAAACTGTTTGCTGATCTCCCTTCCTGGGAAACAGACAATTTCATCATCAGCATGGAATTTACTGCTCATTATGATTGGAGTATTGTGAAAAAACGGGTACGCATTATTCATACAATGCTGA
This region of Megasphaera stantonii genomic DNA includes:
- a CDS encoding IS30 family transposase, with translation MCHYHHLTLSERENLLFFRAQSYSISRIAAALGRDKSTISRELRRNTVNGKYLPITAQQQYARRRKACKPHKRLENAELFALVKNLFLVHHWSPEEIAGRLQLEHQKALLSYATIYRAIYAGMFDETSSSHGSRGAVRRLRHHGKSRHTRQYQERRGSIPISHDISERPAGAANRSRRGHWECDTIAGKTGKACLVTLVDRKSRYLVGGKAAKKTAQAVNTVLLQVLQGQPVKSLTPDRGKEFAHHAAVTEALNGVPFYFPPPHQPWQRGSNENTNGLVREYFPKGTDITLVPEAYVQAVFAELNRRPRKCLGYKTPYEVHYSKKLHLA
- a CDS encoding DNA translocase FtsK is translated as MNFFEDELMKEAISEVLRQQKASTTMLQRRFHIGYNRAHRLIQHMETMGIISGKNGYEARKIIMDEGDVIFKYLR
- a CDS encoding lecithin retinol acyltransferase family protein; protein product: MGLFDNNFKDTPFSPIISERPKYPETYTFEESCRILKKIAPNSQIAKAAEKLANTEKSIQNVEKALSPAERLADYILSYPLEEALRILKEGDHIKANRTVYSHHAIYIGNGQVIEYNDYRIKISLLEDFSDGDNILKVNDKTKYSRKKIVQRAYSRLGEEKYNIIWNNCENFAEWCRNGE
- a CDS encoding helix-turn-helix transcriptional regulator, translated to MSTSKLDRESPDKISRILSLYTKLRDGRCIHAAEEAACHNVTIRSIQRDIKDIQEFLQYRQDEELEPLAYTVVYDRRQKGYVLKNIEAVTFSNSEILAICKILLDSRAFTKPEMTAMLDKLVTNCVAAENQDIIRELIKNEAFHYIEPHHKTVFIDKLWTIGQAIKNHQCIEITYKRSKDKKFVTRKLQPAAIMFSEYYFYLTAFIDDKDLQQHFDVINDSFPTIYRVDRIASLTVLPETFRVLYADRFQEGEFRKRVQFMYGGRLKRIRFIYTGPDVEAILDRLPTAIIEKKDGKAYTISAEVFGDGINMWLRSQGKNIQLLNE
- a CDS encoding DUF6734 family protein, with the translated sequence MDAIHILRKKKYIADFEIFVMVLSALEWRKHNGNIKLVTDQLGLDFVQKHGIANVWNRIDVSLDELNELPIRENVFWAGAKIVALQQQKAPCVMMDLDFIVWKTLDFSKYENEVAVIHREAIDMSIYPPKEFFHVKDYAFDTRWNWSVLPCNTAFSFFGNELLRRMYCDEAIRFMCHADVKDDYLCYMVFAEQRLLAMCADMLQCRIHSFCQLRDLFDGRQNVFTHIWGEKETLRKNKRRIVKLSATF